TATCCATGATAGTGTCTTGAATTGTAATACTAGGAAACTGCTGAAACTTCTTAAACTTGGATGCTGCTACTTCTGCCAATGGGAAATGATGACATCAAGATCCATTTCTACTCCTCAGGAGAAGAAGGCCAAGAAGGAACAGCCAAAGAAAGAGCAGCCCAAGAAGGAAAAAGAGGTTGCAGCAGTAACAGCATCAGAACCTCCTGCCCCTAAGCCTAAAGATCCTCTAGATGCCCTTCCAGCTGGGTAAGTTTTAATTTGAATACCGAAGAGGCATTATTGCCTTACTATTTTAACCCTTCTGCTGCTGCATTTAATAgtaataatttgtttttaattaattttgttggGAACAGGCAGCCTGAGTatattgtaattacctaagtgtagttacatgatgagagctacgcttgtggtgttctgtctccctagcactctgtcatataacgctttgaaattactgacggttttggcctccaccaccttctcacctaacttgttccaatcgtctaccactgtttacaaaagtgaattttcttatatttctccggcagctttgttttcgttagtttaaatatatgaccttgtttttgaagttccgggtctctggaattcttccctatcaattttatcgattcctgttgctattttgaacgtagtgatcatatcgcctctttttctcctatcatctagtttttgcatatttaatgcaaaAGCAGAAAaagctaacctctcctcatagctcttgtccttcagttctgggagccacttagtggcatgtcgttgcaccttttccagtttgttgatcttcttcttaattattttttccaatattttgactattacacttgtcaatgatacaggtctataattaaggggggtcttccctgcttccacttttgtagattggaacaatgttagcctttttcccacacatcagctacaactcctgtaaacagggatgcctgaaaaatcagttgaagtggaatgtttccaggtgcacattctctcagaacccatggtgtaactccatctggaccaactgctttgttcttagctccttgagcattttttccactccgTCTCTAGGCACCTCTATGTGCTCCATGGtgttctggaattcttattgtgtctagttccctgaagatttcatttgtaCAAACAcagtttggaactttttgtttaacggttcacacatttccttttcattttccgtgaatctatttccattttcaacctctgaatattatcctttacctgcaatttgttgtttatgaatttatagaatagacctggttctgttttacatttgtctgcaatccctttttcaaaatttctttcttcaTCTTCTCActgtcgtgtagttgtttctcgcatctttgtatcgctggtatgtttgggggtttggccttttcctgtattgattccatttttgtgtcttttggtctctgaccctcgcaatttctgttgaaccaatcctgtttcctagttctgcatccctGTTTTGGTATtaattttttgtgcctttatcatatatttcacaaaacttgacatacatctcattcatttCCTtctctagcaacaagtctgtccaattatactcgctAAAAaaggtcgccataatgtcctctcctgaagtcagatTTTTCAACtgtttcaacctccttattttcttccagattataacgcattgcatactttattcccaaaaagacgcaagggaggaaggtactgaatgtcaaatatcaccTTCCTGGTAAATTTGAAATCTAGCAtgaagggaacgtccccttccctcatcctcgtagcttgtttaacatgttgatacaagaacgtttccaggatgaggtccacAAATCTACAGGTCCCTAAATCTTCTgtattagcttcatatgcttcccagtctatagatttcaagttgaagtcgccaactatcaacagtcgtgatctatcattttccgctctcgctataatctctcattattgttataagaccttctcgtttactatctagctcctcctttgaccatgtgctgcttggcggtggactatatgcatttatgatcattagtttatcatcctcatggcagatctctagtgctattatgtcaacttcttgtggattggcagtcattatttcgttcacctttaggtgttctttcaccagcacagcaacgccaccgcctttcctaatttttctgtcccgtgtccaaattgagtagccccttgggaatatgacctcatttaaaataacaagttttgtctccgtgagtgcaacaatgtttgGTGTCTGCAGCTATATTACATCACTGAACTCcaatatcttcgatctcactccacctatgttggtgtatgcaatctccaggaacttgttccccctctccttattcttcacttccGCCCTCTCTAACGATTTTGTtgatttgcctttatgtaccactttactggtctgcttacccctatcactttgtagatatatatatatatatatatatatatatatatatatatatatatatatatatatatatatatatatatatatatatatatatatattatatatatatatatatgttgttaaatatgaccgaaaaagtaagattaataagttgaccagaccacacactagaagttgaaggggcgacgacgtttcggtccgtcctggaccattctcaagtcgattgttgatgactcattctcaatcgacttgagaatggtccaggacggaccgaaacgtcgtcgccccttcaacttctagtgtgtggtctggtcaacatacttcagccacgttattgtgactcatcgcctgcataagattaataattctaacacgaattttctcaatatttcttatgtttctttttactgtcaatggtaattgaaaaatcaattctccaaaattcatttttatttctagtctgacgcgacgcttgaacccgcttcgtaataacttattatattttcaatgactttagtttacacacacacaactgtaacctgaaaacactaaacagagttttacttaatgctaacattgaacagcttgtcttatatagtcgcatttgggtgaggtgatatgttgcaacagttctggatgaggtgaacaaacttttgaccaacacaagacagaacacggtgcaatgggtataaattggataaatgagagggaagaatggaagtaactgcaaagggcctattggcccatacttcctcttgatgcttccatattggtacagagttttgaagtgggtagaatatagttgtgcattaattggctgttgattgctggtgttgactttttgatgtgtagtgcctcgcagatgtcaagccacctgctatcgcagaatctatcgatgatttctgtgttgttaagacttctctggtgatggtctggttgtgggaagagattatatgttccttaatggagccctgttgcatatTTAGCAGCAATTTATACACCTTACAAATTTAGCAGTTGCACAAGACCTCTACATCAATATTATATTAAAGTTTGTTCAAAAAAGCTCTTACGGGTAGATATTTTGTATTCTGTAAGCTTCCAGGGTTGTGTATTATTGATTTAAGTGGAAATGGTTGTCCCCAAAACTTATAATACTAACAGGCAGTATCAGATTttgaaatgctttcaatctgactCGTGTATTTATTTAAATTATGTGAAGAATTAACCCTAGGAATAAGCATCAATTTAAGCCATTTGCCTCTATCCACAAttctaaaattaaaaaaatgaatttaATTACAAAAATTTAAAGTATGGAAGAAAAATTGGAAAACAAATTTAATATTTCCTTGAATATTTAAAAATTAATTTGAATTAAATTTGGCTATTGACACATCTCTGAAATTTGGACGAAATTTTATCtattccgtcccatcccaaatccttatcctgttgTACATCATTTGGATGTTGAAGAGAGCAAGATGGTTGCAGCAATTTGTGATGGATACCATATATTGTATAACAACTGTAGGAGCGTTGTACTCTTGTGTAGTGGTCGATttgttggtggtggtctggttcacTGATGCTGTGTGATGAGATGTGATGAATGGACAGTTATCTCCTATATTTGGCTTTCTTTTGGTGCTCACATGTACTCCAGGCAGAGGCTTCTATACCATGAAGAGGGAAATTTATTTGCAATAGATGCAAATGCCGGAAAATCTAGTCTTTCAAAATCAAAAAATCTTTCTAAATTTATACCTAAATTTCAAACAGTTTATTATTAATGACCATATCAAGTAGACAATGGCATTTAAAGCTTTATTTATAAGGTAAGTGTACCTTGGATAAATATTCAGAATACATTGTGTTTTAGGTTGAATGAGAGTAGTGCCCAGCTTGGGGATGGACAGCCCAGCCCAGATGGAAGTGGGTTGACTCAAGCTTCCACTTTGGTTCCATCAGTTCTAGAGAAGGTCTTATTAAAGCATATTGAAAACATTGttaatttggtatattttgatgtAGAAACCACTGGTTTTGAAAGGGATTGTGACATCATCCAGTTGTCAGCTGTGATGGGAAACCTGCAATTTAATCAATATGTACAACCTAATAAATCTGTAGCCTGGCAGGCAGCAGAAATAACTGGGTTAACATACAAATTAGGATCATTATATCATCATAATAAGAAAGTTGAAGCTGTAAATCCAGAAAAAGCATTGCAGCTGTTTATCAGCTGGCTTGAACCATTAGCACCAGTTACTCTGGTAGCACACAATTGTTATCGTTTTGATGCTCGTAAACTTTTGAATATTTTCAAGAAATTCAGGCTAGAAAATACTTTGGCAGAACTAGTAGTAGGCTTTGTAGACACACTTCCCTTGTTCAGAAAAATGTACCCAAGCCTTGAAAATCACAAGCAAGAAACCTTAGTGAGAGTACTTCTCAAGGAGTCTTATGATGCACATAATGCTCTAGCTGATGTCCAAGCTTTGCAAAAATTGGTAGCCAAACTTAAGGAGAGTTTGCAAGTTAATCTGAATGATTTTTCATTTACATACCAGTCATTTGTCGAGTTAATGGAATATGAAGAGAAGGGAAGAATGAACTCAACGACGTTGGCTCCACTAGTAGCATCAGATCATTTGTCCAGTAATATGGCTGAAACCATTGGTAAATCAGGATTGGCCTTCAGTAATTTGAAGGATGCATTTTCCACTGGGGGTAGGGAATTGTTGAAAGAAATATTAAGCCAACCAAATCAATATGGGAAACCTAGAGTTACGAAAAGCCAAAGTGTAATagataaaatatataatttcttCTCTAATACAGTTGCAGACTTGCCAACTAGTTAAGTACAACAGTTGCAAGAGTATATATATACTCTTATACAAATCAATACTCGTGTGTATATACAAGAGTATTATACTGTTGTATTAACAGTATAATAATGTAAATAGGATTATTTAATTAAAATctactttatattttatttacgGTAGTAAATATTTGTGAAGTTAATTGATTATTGTACTGTGTATTACCTATTTGCTGGGGTTACAATATACAGGGTGCTTTATACTTCTAGACAAAAGTTCTTTTGAGAGTTAGTGCTGTGTTACCTGGTTACTGTTAGCTGTGCATGCAATCTCAAAAGTTTTAAATTTAACAAAACTTTGCAGAATAACCAAACATGAAATAAtaaatgtggttattctgcatttaAATAGATCAGCAATTATTCTTTGTTGCTCAAGAAAAGTTTGATTGTTAATTACTAGGTAACTAGTTTTAGTTTTTGTTTGTATTTACTCTGGTGATGCCCAAGCTAGTTtagaattattgtattttaatttgTGTGGGAAAATACTTAATTCCAGCTTGTTGATGTGTTTTAGATATGGGAATTGGATTTACACATTAAGGGTGTCGAGCTatgttttttcaaatttttttcaacACCATAAGCAATTACTTGGCTACAGTTTTCAAGAGCTTTATTTGAAAGAAATTGGACTTTATTTTTTAAGACTAATATTgatggggggaaaaaacacaCAACTTCAATGCTGCCAGTAGTATGTTTTCGTTTATGAACATTAAACCTAATCAGATAAATTATGCAAGTTGATGGAAAGCATTTACAAAGTAGTTATGCAATTAAAATTTATATTGTTGATTTATGTCATTATTTTTGGCAGAAAATTTCAAGTTTCAAAACTATTTTGATGTTTCATACAACAAATCAACAGGCTTTTAAAGTTTTCAAATTAAAATACTGGAAAATTATATTATACTGTACTGcaatatattttcaatttatttttattataaaacttaatattttagGAGGGGAGTTATATACAGCTTTTTGTCTTCCCAATGATGCCAAACAAAGTGATATTTGTTTATACTattttctattattttttttaacatgtCAGAGTAAACCTACTTATGTTCTGAATGCTAAATGCCATACAAGAATATAAATCTTAAAACATTTAAGAGGAAACATTTCTTGACATAGTGATGATCAGTAAGTAGTGACACTATTTTGATAAGATGTGTACCTTGGTAATATTTTTAAGAAAAGTGATATTTAAACAACCCTTAGACCGTTCAATACATACATAAATGATTCAACTTAAAATAACTTAAcataagtttttaaaacttgcacaaacactttccaatttttttgggcataatcaactaggcaaatgctccaactttgtctaaatgatcacagcgtaacttgaaaaacaaagagaatcaaaataaattttaaaattgaaTACGTATTGAAAACTTCATATTTACAATTCAGATTAAAAAATATGAActctcaccaattgttcatttaatattgttattctctcagaatagcataagaccttcattttcatcaaattagaatataggatttcagtatagtttactgttaaaaaaaaatcgtcaaaAGGGCATTTGAAACATGCGGCAAAAAGTCCCAAGTTTTGCGAGTTGACCGATTTATTTgtcgaccaatttcattctatcttcacatagttaggaaAACATGTATTCTCTAGGAATGgaaaggttacaacaaaatcagataataaacgaACGAGAAAAAAGCTAaaatcttgcaaaaaaaaaaatttcctaaaaaaatatttttggaacattgatgaaagtaacatatattaacattggacagtgtatttatatgatatattacaaaatagagcatattaacatagttttttattattatttgtgttattatgtattgctCGGCAATGATACAAAGGCACCAACTACATATCCACTTGTCGACACTTcttactattcttcttctttgagcATTGGAATCCTTCGGTTCCAGttattaggagctgttctccttatcaacaaaacgttcttatTTTTTAACAATTCGTCTAAAAtctatttctgaaaatattttgatgaaagtttcaagacactgaagccaataaggagatttgtttaaaatttttaattttttttacataatttgaatattttttgcTAATGTAGCCCCAATATGCACGGTCTAAGGGTTAATAAGCACATTTGCTGTAGAACTCCATGCTCTGTGATGCCAGAAAATGTTCCAATTGGTCTGTTTCAATTTTTTCTTTCAAGTTTGGCACAAGTCATTATGCTTTCTCTTATTATATACATGTTAACTAAAATAGTAAAAGAATGTTTACTATCCCTTTACTATTTtcttttactattttttttattcGTGCAATGAATGTTTTTGAAACATGCCATATTTATAAATTTCCATCATAACCTTAATAGAAGCTAGCTTTtatattcaaattatgttgtgatTTAAATAAATTACTATTGGCCTTAGGTCAGTATCTCTGCATATGATGTCTAGCATTTGTTTCTCTACTCCCCGTCCCCCTTAGTTTCTCTTTACCCTTCTCCCTTCAGTCAGTGTATTTTAACACTCCTTTTACATATGACTACTAATTCATGTTTTTGTGCTAATTCCAAAAATTTACTACAATCCTTTCTTCATAGAACATTAATAACTTGTGCATATGCCTCACGTTTTCCCACAATTCACCTTCACTGATATTCTCGCTTCTGCTATAAGTATATCGGTTGTAGTCTGATCCTGCACTTTCCTTTACTCATCAAATTATGTTCACATTACCATTATCACCTCTAAACATTTAGTTTGAATATATTCTCCATGTACATCTAATCTCTCCACTATTGAGCATTCTCCCATGTCAATTTTTAACATGCCTATTTACCAGTCTGTGACCCTTCTGCTTTTTAAAGGACCTTTTGTGTTTTCCGAATTATGCTCTTTACTGTTTCTCCTTTTGCCTCTTTCACTTTTTCTGTTCAATCTTCACAATTTTTTCTCGTCACACCAAGGTTTTATTGCTATTCACTTAACACTTTTGCTGCCCGCCGCGTGACCCGCCGCGCACCTCAAGGTCGGCTGAGCGGTGTGGTGTGAACTCGCCACCACC
The sequence above is a segment of the Procambarus clarkii isolate CNS0578487 chromosome 35, FALCON_Pclarkii_2.0, whole genome shotgun sequence genome. Coding sequences within it:
- the eEF1gamma gene encoding uncharacterized protein eEF1gamma isoform X1, with the translated sequence MAANGTLYTYPENFRAFKVLISAQFSGAKVTVDSNFVFGETNKSEAFLKKFPLGKVPAFETSDGKYIFESNAISWAVANEQLRGKSAMDQAQVVAWMNFADNEILPASCTWVFPCLGIMQFNKGNTERAKEDVKKALGALNAHLLTRTFLVGERISLADISVCCTLLHLYQYALEPAFRKPFQNVNRWFTTMINQPQVKTVIGDFKLCEKMAQFDNKKFAEVQGKMKQGSGDKEKKAKKEQPKKEQPKKEKEVAAVTASEPPAPKPKDPLDALPAGLNESSAQLGDGQPSPDGSGLTQASTLVPSVLEKVLLKHIENIVNLVYFDVETTGFERDCDIIQLSAVMGNLQFNQYVQPNKSVAWQAAEITGLTYKLGSLYHHNKKVEAVNPEKALQLFISWLEPLAPVTLVAHNCYRFDARKLLNIFKKFRLENTLAELVVGFVDTLPLFRKMYPSLENHKQETLVRVLLKESYDAHNALADVQALQKLVAKLKESLQVNLNDFSFTYQSFVELMEYEEKGRMNSTTLAPLVASDHLSSNMAETIGKSGLAFSNLKDAFSTGGRELLKEILSQPNQYGKPRVTKSQSVIDKIYNFFSNTVADLPTS